From Candidatus Methylopumilus planktonicus, a single genomic window includes:
- the adh gene encoding aldehyde dehydrogenase, whose amino-acid sequence MGLETLNNLGVKHPFKAKYDNYIGGKFVPPVDGKYFENISPVTGKVFCEVARSNEKDINLALDAAHAAKDGWAKKSPTDRANILMQVADIMEKNLSTIAIAETIDNGKPLRETTYADIPLAIDHFRYFASCVRAQEGSIGEIDHETMAYHFHEPLGVVGQIIPWNFPILMAAWKLAPAIAAGNCVVIKPAEQTPVSLLVVLELVGHLIPPGVLNIVNGFGLEAGKPLASSPRIAKIAFTGETSTGRLIMQYASQNLIPVTLELGGKSPNIFFEDVMDKDDNFLDKALEGFTMFALNQGEVCTCPSRALIQESIYDKFMERALKRVAAIKQDNPLDMATMIGAQASSEQVEKIMSYMKIGQEEGAQILIGGNRKKLSGELAEGYYIEPTVFKGHNKMRIFQEEIFGPVVSVTTFKDEDEALEIANDTLYGLGSGVWTRNGNRAFRMGKGIQAGRVWTNCYHAYPAHAAFGGYKQSGIGRETHKMMLDHYQQTKNLLVSYSENKLGFF is encoded by the coding sequence ATGGGCTTAGAAACATTAAATAATCTTGGAGTAAAACATCCATTTAAGGCCAAATATGACAATTATATTGGTGGCAAATTTGTACCTCCAGTAGACGGCAAATACTTTGAAAATATTTCACCAGTTACTGGCAAAGTATTTTGTGAAGTTGCACGATCAAATGAAAAAGATATTAATTTGGCACTAGATGCAGCTCATGCAGCTAAAGATGGCTGGGCTAAAAAGAGCCCTACTGACCGTGCAAATATATTGATGCAAGTTGCAGATATCATGGAAAAAAATCTTTCAACAATTGCGATTGCTGAAACGATTGATAACGGTAAACCTCTCCGTGAAACAACTTACGCTGACATTCCTCTTGCTATTGATCACTTTAGATACTTTGCAAGTTGTGTAAGAGCGCAAGAAGGTAGTATCGGTGAAATTGATCACGAGACAATGGCTTATCATTTTCATGAGCCTTTAGGTGTTGTCGGACAAATTATTCCTTGGAACTTCCCTATTCTTATGGCGGCTTGGAAGTTAGCACCTGCGATTGCTGCAGGTAATTGTGTAGTAATTAAGCCCGCAGAACAAACACCTGTATCACTTCTAGTCGTGCTCGAATTAGTCGGTCATCTTATTCCGCCTGGTGTATTAAATATTGTGAATGGTTTTGGCTTGGAAGCTGGTAAACCACTTGCAAGTTCACCACGTATTGCAAAAATTGCATTTACAGGCGAAACATCTACAGGTCGCTTAATTATGCAATATGCATCACAAAATCTTATTCCAGTAACTTTAGAGCTTGGTGGTAAATCACCTAACATCTTCTTTGAAGATGTGATGGATAAAGACGACAACTTCCTTGATAAAGCTCTTGAGGGCTTTACAATGTTTGCGCTTAATCAAGGTGAAGTATGCACCTGCCCTTCACGCGCTTTAATCCAAGAATCTATTTATGATAAATTTATGGAACGCGCACTCAAACGTGTTGCAGCTATCAAACAAGATAATCCTCTTGATATGGCAACCATGATTGGCGCGCAAGCATCGAGTGAGCAAGTTGAAAAAATTATGTCTTATATGAAGATTGGTCAAGAAGAAGGTGCTCAAATTCTCATCGGCGGTAACCGTAAAAAATTAAGTGGTGAACTTGCAGAAGGATATTACATTGAACCTACTGTATTTAAAGGTCATAACAAAATGCGTATTTTCCAAGAGGAAATTTTTGGACCTGTCGTTTCAGTCACAACATTTAAAGATGAAGATGAAGCGCTTGAAATTGCAAACGATACGCTATATGGCTTAGGCTCAGGTGTGTGGACACGTAACGGCAATCGCGCCTTTAGAATGGGCAAAGGTATTCAAGCAGGTCGTGTATGGACTAATTGCTACCACGCTTATCCTGCACATGCAGCATTTGGTGGTTATAAACAATCAGGTATCGGTCGCGAAACACACAAGATGATGCTTGATCACTACCAACAAACTAAGAATCTTTTAGTGAGCTACAGTGAAAATAAACTTGGTTTCTTTTAA
- a CDS encoding DUF779 domain-containing protein has protein sequence MEKTFTRIDTTEAADTLIDSLKEKYGEIIFHQSGGCCDGSAPMCYPKGEFYLGGSDVEVGMTHGIHFYMGASQFSYWEHTHLTLDAIPGNGGQFSLENGTGMRFIIRSRLYSDEEWVYLSQHPVKHCG, from the coding sequence ATGGAAAAAACTTTTACACGCATAGATACAACTGAAGCTGCAGACACGCTGATTGATTCTTTAAAAGAAAAATACGGTGAAATCATATTTCATCAATCAGGGGGCTGTTGTGATGGGAGCGCACCTATGTGCTATCCCAAAGGTGAATTTTATTTAGGCGGCTCTGATGTTGAGGTAGGTATGACGCATGGCATTCATTTCTATATGGGTGCCAGTCAATTCTCCTACTGGGAACACACACATCTAACGCTCGATGCCATCCCAGGTAATGGTGGGCAGTTTTCACTAGAGAATGGAACAGGTATGCGCTTTATTATTCGGTCGCGTTTATATAGCGATGAAGAATGGGTCTATTTAAGCCAACATCCTGTTAAACATTGCGGGTAA